CGGAAAATTTGATATCCGCGAATTTTTGATGTTGAGGTTGGTTTTAGCCAAGTTTCACTAAGCAATACAACATCAATGGGATAGGTAAATAAAATGAGAGCCAGGTTggatttattttgattgatgCTTCGGATGTTCCATTGAAGCAGTTTGAGTTCTTGGGACACCTGATCCAttagtgattttatttataatagtttgtacaatgtttgttttaatagtCGGGTCTAATTCAAAAGAGTTCAAAACTGAGATTAGTGTAGAAAAAAATGGGTCGTTGGGGGAGGGTAAGGTAGTAGAAGTAGAtggaaaactataaaatatgggAGAATTCGACCTACCGTTGGGGTTAATcaacaaattatcaatttggGCCGCAATAGGGTTTGTAAGGGGAGTGGAGTCTTTTCGTTTCTTAGGAACAGGGGCGGTAGTTGGTGAAGTAGTAGCCTTAGAGTACGTCCGTCGAATTGTTTGTCTAGTCGTTGTGGCGATTGGAGAAGAATTATACGACAGCAAAGGAAATTGTTGCGGGGTAGACGACACATTAATAGGATTAGGAAGGGTTACATTGCTTAAGATTTTAGGTACTTTACCACTGGCTTCAAAATATGTTAAGCCATCTGAggccataatttttttgatggcAACTTGCCTTTTATACTCTGGGCAGTTCTTATAGGTAGCAGAGTGGTCACCATTGCAACTAATGCATATTTTAGGTAAGCTGTCATCTTTAGTGCAATTCAATGATTGGTGGTCTTCGGAACATTTGGCACATCGTGGAgagcttttacaatttttggtaATGTGCCCAAATCTACAGCAATTGTAACATTGGGTCACGGGAAATGTGTACATTTCTACGGGACGGGAACAATAAAATAGGGTAATATAATCGGGAAGATTTCTTCCTTCAAAGGTTACTTGTATGGTAGAGGAAGGTTTATAGGATGGTGTGCCATCGGGGGATGTTGTTCTTCTTGACATTCGATGAACTTTTAGgatgtttatgtttttgttgtttttcatattatcaagaataatttgttcatcaatattttcatcgaTGTCTTTAACAACACCCACTCGAGTGACACAGTGGGTAGGAACATAGGCGCGAAGGTTTTCAGTTTTTAGTACGGGATTGTCCAAGAAAGAGTTAGCGGCAGTACGGGAGTTAAATTGGATACAAATCCTATTGCGTCCCAAGTTTTCTATTTTCACAATGTTgggtacattattattaaacaatatgcGCCCAATTGCCAACGGATGCAATCTTcctatatttttttcgtttgactCTACAAATACTTTGAAAGGTCCAAGTGAGTTTATCGAATATTTGTAGACAGGTTTTTCTTTTGTAGAGATATTGGGTAGATCGggtttattattaacatttactGGAGTATCAGGATTGGGAGGAGGGTCATCCAGACCCCTCCGAGAAGGGTCTGGCGGAGGATCATCCTCAGCCACCTCTAAGaagttggttttatttttaaatatacgcaataaaaattttaatttaatttaaatgtactaAAAGACAcgagtttttagaaaaaatatagtaaaaaccagtggcggatttaccagcaggctgagtaggctggagcctagggcggcaaattttaaggagcggcaaatttagttcataaattttttatttcgattgacaaaatttagaaaaaattataatacacacacaaaatacgaatttcaaaaattatagaggaattaaaatattcaacaaaaaccgaaatatagtcctgtaaccatacgggaaaagttgatgtaatgaggataatggagcacaaatcatacagttgcaattttattgatagataattgatatgattgtgaactaagatatcaaaatttagaggcggcaaaaattgaatagcctacgggcggcaaatctctaaatccgccactggtaaaaacaaatttagtatTACAAAAAcagatatatgtatataaagtatCCGACTCACCTCAGTTAGTTGTAAACAAAATGGTatatcacaaacaaacaaacaaaaaattttaactattatgcaataatattaatattggattaatcaatttattttatttttaataaaaatattaattcttgtTATTGTTGGcgacaattaaatatttatgtcttCTCTCTATAAGAGTTGTAACAAGAATCCGATCAATGTtgaagttcacttaaaaaaaattgtataggcaacttgtatggcgtaaatgttaagtgtttgtcaaataatcgaaaactattatacatgtgaAATGTctctgttaatttgttttatgaaaatgtaatatattgttttttttatgaaaacttaaaacatttttttttttttttttcgttataaataaataaaaattgttatatatattttaaatcttgttttattttttaaattttctatcctattttttctttcagaacaaaactatcaattaattcattatttagtaaaggtaagtattaagataattatattgttataaataagcCACTTGGCAGAATGGATATAGCACTGGACTATGAAACCAAGGTACGCTAGTTCGTATCCTGGTgtggataatatttttacttttaaaataaattaatttttacttctttaaattttccactctttttagaattaaaattataacccACCCTCTTGCCATAATTAATGTcaattatacatatgtcataaatcactattctgtcagggggtgggaatttaaataatcataaatatatctttaattcATCCTCCCCCCCCCCCTGAGAGAAGAATGATTTATGACAAAAGCAGGAAAGCGggataagtaattttttgtttgttttgaaataacatgttctcctattacaaaatcttataaaatttcatttaacaagaataaattttagcatgtacagcaaaaaagcaagcaaaataagtaatttttaatattttgtaataggcgaatatgtaATGAAAAAGTGGGATAAAGTTATAACATGTTCttctgttacaaaatttcaaattttagtcttaatgagcgattttttaattttattaatacaaattttaatattttgtaataggagaatatgagtgaaaTAAACTaaatgacatgttctcctactaaaaagtttcttattttagtataaccaagccatttttgtacatatttttaatattttgtaacagaagAACATGCTTTTAAAGAGTGagatataattatgattatttaaattcccaccccctgacagaatagtgatttatgacctATGTATAACCAACATTATTTATGgcaagagggcgggttatatagataatcttaactataaaaagagtagGTAATTTAAACAAcagtaaaaattcatttattttaaaagtaaaaatattatccacACTAAGATACGAACCAGCATACCTTGCTTTCAAAGTCAAGTGCTATATCCACCCTGCCACCCagctttttaataacaatataattaacttaatactttcTCTAATAACTTTATCATTTATGCTTGTTTAATAGATCCTCAAACGCCTCAAAGTAATCGTGCTTTAATAATTGATGCTACCTCATAAACATTTTCGGTACATTTCCATATTAATAAACGAAATCATATAattgtaataacatttttattgccAAATTTAtctacaataacaataattaaaatttatgtcacATTTACAAAAGGACGCATATCAAATCCTTATTCGGATATGGATATTTAATTAGTCTTCTTCTTTTATACAATTTGCCACTAATTCTTTCAAATTAGGGTTTTCCATAGCTGCCGCTATTCTTTctttatcatttatttgtttattaactgaaaaaaataaaattttataaaaatatacatttaaattttaaattattcatttttaaactttgtactTACTTTCATCTTCCGTATCATGAgttcctttttttatataaatatctaattttaagtattgtggaatatttttctctaattttacTCGAATACAAAGTCCTATTAAAGTTGCTAATGAACAATGTGGAACAGTTGGATTAAATTCAACACGTACTACACTAACATTTCCCGTTGTTGGAGGCTGAATCTTTATCGAAAAAGGCTTaacattaatttcaaaaaacatagGTACAAAATCgcgtttcaaaaatttaaacttacgGTGATACCATCTTCATAAACAACATTTAAATCTTCTAACGTTTGTGGTTTTTCCGGATCTTTAATTGTTCTTATAAAATCTGAAAGCAAAccgtgaaattaaaattacaaatacataataaatattatattaatattaatatgtaccataaacactattttttaaatctatttcatTTTCGAAGTAATTTTCATTTGGCACAATAGGATTACTCTTCAGTTCATCCGATTttcttctttgaaaaaattgcaacatTATTTCTAagttactaattaaaattacaattaacctttctaaaaattcatttgcatatcaaaattattttatttgacaagAAAATTGGAATgacagataaaaataaataaaaacattgcaACACTGTTTTATTTACCGATAatgtacggaagcctgaatgtctcaatatttttttttgaaagtgtcTACACTGTCTACCCGCAAATATAAAACCAACTGATTcattttcaacaagtgcacttgtgacttgtggaacattatggaaacaaacctttttgaaaatgtcagtCGGTAATGACTATTCTTTAATTAGCtactaccgaaactgtctggaattattaataattgtatgtccggatttaatgataataattaaatttaatgataatgtttataatttgtcttacgtagttaattaaaaaatttttttaatagtatttaaaaaatataatgctttaattagcctttttcctcagAAGATCCAATAGATGACAGAACTAGGGTAGGtaagaatattttgatttcctatatttttatttcctgcCATCTatcggatctttttttaatcttctgagGAAAAaggctttttttaaataatattaataaaaatttttaactaactacgtaagacaaattataaacattaccattaaatttaattataatcattaaatCCAGACATACAATAATTAACAATTCCAGACAATTTCGGTAGTGGCTAATTAAAGAATAGTCATTACCGactgacattttcaaaaaggtttattttcataatgtcccacaagtcacaagtgcacttgttgaaagtgaactataTTTGTGGGtagacactttaaaaaaaaacactattgagacattcaggcttccgtaataATGGTGCCATCTGTGCTTTAAATGAAGATTCTAGAAGTTCTAtacgtttaaatgtaaaaggGGTCACTAGCATCGCACGGACTGagtgattaaaaagttttaaaaatatcaaaatgtcAAATACACGTGAGATTATCAGTCTCCAGTTTGGACATTATTCGAATTTCGTTGGGACCCATTTTTggaatttacaagaaaaaagttttagttataCAACTCCTGAATTAGAAATTAATCACGATGTACTCTATCGAGAAGGGCTTAATCATCGGGTAAGTACCTTCATTTGGCTTTGTTTtactattgttttatattataaaaatataaatacacctGCTACTGTCGtctgaaattttgttaaaaacaaaaattttaaactgtttttttagATAGAGTATAATTCCAATTATTCGGATTTGATGttagaataaaaatgtttcgCACCCGTGGAACAAATCGCTCCAGTTGCGAGAAAGAATTTTTGTAAGGGAGAAAGTTGTTAGGCTAAGAATCGTTAGAATTGATACCTGGGGACAGATGTCTATTCATTCATTTACGTTTAAACTATTCTAAATCcatatttcaattcaaaacaCGGTAGGGCTATTCGGactgtgattgcgttcattcatTGTTCCGCGGGTTGGTCAAGCCTTTGTTTGGGGCCGAGTTAACATGAGCCTGtgggttttttgaatttttttgttaaccctGTGATTGTATTCATTCGATGATTCTCAGAAAATCTGAGAAAAGCTCAAAAACCTTAGATAATATTCTGTTCACGCCAATCATCTATTCCAAATTATCTTAACGTGAAACTCACGCTAAACACACGATAGTGTCCAAATAGCCTCgtcctttaaaatattattaaagttctCGTTTAATAATATCTCGTTTTATCCTCACATTTCATTGTTAAGCAAAAGTGATCATTTTTCTAAATCTTTTTAATACCTGATCTTAAATATCTGAAATGGGTCAATAAAAACATCCAAACTTGTCCACCACAATCGGGATCCAGGATAAAAAGTTCAACGAACGCCGCTATAcacgaagaaaataaaattttaaaatatacttatcCTCAACTAAACTTTTACTTACAGAATGAAGTTACTTATACTCCACGTCTTTTATTGGTCGATTTGAAAGGaagtttaaaacatttatcacAATTAGGTGGTTTATATAACGATGATGTAGAAGATAACCCAGAATCAATTGTCACGTGGGATTCTTCAAAAACAGAAgtgaaaaaagaagaaaaaatacctaaaaataaattccaagaATCGTTGGATAAAAATACAGACTCTGAATCTTCACATATACTTACTGACGAAGAAGTTGATGTATGGTCCGATTACTTGTATGGTAGATTCCACCAGTCCACAATTAATTTGATAGAAGAATACCAGCATAAAAATGAACATGCCTCTCAATTTGATACATTCACATGTGGTTCAGAGCTCTGGAAAACTGACCGTTATTCAGAAGATTTTACAGATAAAATTCGATTATATGCTGAGGATTGTGATAATATGCAaggatttcaaatatttttagattccACTGATGGTTTTAGTGGATTTGGATCAAATTGCATTGATTATTTACGTGatgaatatgaaaataaatcgattttaacAATACCATTAATTGGTTCGTTTGAAAAAGAAGatgattttttggattttaaagaaaagaatacagttaatcaaaaaaatttaacaagacAAATTAATACAGCATTAACAATTAGTAGTATATGTGAGCCAAGCTCATTAGTCATACCGATGTCAATGTGTAAAAATGGTTGGCGCACCAAATTACCTCGTTCATTCTCATATCTAAATTACAATGTGAGTATAATTAGTCCTATCTACTGTCGACTCTCGATAATTTTAATCCCAATAACTCGAATTTATTGGtaactagaatttttttcaaaataagaaatttggCTGGACAATTTTACCTTGTTTTAAGAATCCAATTATTAAACATTAGGCGGAGTAAGCaacttatttgttttgtttttcagatTGACTCAAATTATCATACCAGTGCAATCATAGCTTCATGTATAGATACTTTTTCTTTACGATACCGTACACGTAATACAAGTAATCCatcatatttatatcatttatgtaatgATTTAAACGGTGTAGGACGTAAAGTAGCTGCAGCCAGTATTAATTTTCCATTTGGTATTAAAGAAAATGAACATTTTATCGATTGCTTAGATACTTGGGAAGGACCATTATGGAATTCATTAACACCACGATATGAGATAGATGTAGATCGTTGTTTACAAAGTATTAGTTTACGAGGCATTCCAGAATCTAGATTAAAAGGGCCACGAATTGAGAGTAATAAACAAGTTATTATGCCTAGTTATAGATGTAGTGATATACGTGAAATGTTACTATTTTATTTGTCGTGTACATCATATGCGACGGCTAGTACTGTTACGAATATATTGAAACCTGTCAATGTAAAACAACCGTATCCTGATATATTCACAGAGAATGTTTCTATATATGGAGATATATCGGAACAAAAACGAGAAAAAAATCAGCGTAAGTGTTTTTAttctgtaaataattaaatctaccaaataaagaaaaacaaaattactcaaaaattaCATGTTAACTTAAGATAGCTGAATTATTAGAAGGCATGTTCAGCTTGTTAGAGCTCATGGATTCGATTTCCCTTCgggaatatattaatatttatttaaaaaaattttaagtctcAGATATACAGattgggccattttaatctataaataacttgggacatcatgttctgacatcagattggacct
The Chrysoperla carnea chromosome 4, inChrCarn1.1, whole genome shotgun sequence genome window above contains:
- the LOC123298396 gene encoding MIP18 family protein galla-1: MLQFFQRRKSDELKSNPIVPNENYFENEIDLKNSVYDFIRTIKDPEKPQTLEDLNVVYEDGITIQPPTTGNVSVVRVEFNPTVPHCSLATLIGLCIRVKLEKNIPQYLKLDIYIKKGTHDTEDEINKQINDKERIAAAMENPNLKELVANCIKEED
- the LOC123297886 gene encoding protein misato, whose amino-acid sequence is MSNTREIISLQFGHYSNFVGTHFWNLQEKSFSYTTPELEINHDVLYREGLNHRNEVTYTPRLLLVDLKGSLKHLSQLGGLYNDDVEDNPESIVTWDSSKTEVKKEEKIPKNKFQESLDKNTDSESSHILTDEEVDVWSDYLYGRFHQSTINLIEEYQHKNEHASQFDTFTCGSELWKTDRYSEDFTDKIRLYAEDCDNMQGFQIFLDSTDGFSGFGSNCIDYLRDEYENKSILTIPLIGSFEKEDDFLDFKEKNTVNQKNLTRQINTALTISSICEPSSLVIPMSMCKNGWRTKLPRSFSYLNYNIDSNYHTSAIIASCIDTFSLRYRTRNTSNPSYLYHLCNDLNGVGRKVAAASINFPFGIKENEHFIDCLDTWEGPLWNSLTPRYEIDVDRCLQSISLRGIPESRLKGPRIESNKQVIMPSYRCSDIREMLLFYLSCTSYATASTVTNILKPVNVKQPYPDIFTENVSIYGDISEQKREKNQHVESAPVIAGVHSSTNLGTMLETLHRETDRLKISRIDKFFSSGGLEIDEYKEKINGIMDLRENYVDEHFL